tgtttCGTTTTATCGATGATTTAGcttttcgcgcccgatttatgtTTTGTGCTTAGGTTTCGtgcgtttttgtttgttgaaattgttttgtttattttgttctcccgtgtaatttgtttttgtttttggcactttttgtctcttttgtctaaaacataaaaacactGCACTGCTCTGCACTTTCgtttatttgctttactttattttatattttttttgtttgaactcGCGCCCGCTTGtttctgtttgttttattgtttttgtgtttgtaaacttttttatattttggttttgtaaatttatgttttatgtcgcagcattggttttttttgtttttgttcactgcactttttttgttgttttattttttttgctctgTTCGCTTAgttgcttttttattgttttgttaacactgtttttgtcaacacactttgttctgttttattttttcttttttagatttttattttaaaatccaatagtgcctttctgtaaggctcgaaggaccatgtttaaaTGTATACTCGATACATtgcgttaaattaaataaaaatgtccgttttattttgtatatatttcgattttcaacaagtttatttaagttttattaagtttaatttattatgcatataaactcattaaaaattatatcgatGGGCGAGGCGGCGATACTCCAAATCCGGGAACGGTTTGTCACTGCTTGCGATTGAGTGGACACGGATCGTGGTTGAATTTTGAGATTTGGAtgaggtgtcgacgcggcggAGTGTATATAAAGTTGATAGTCGAACTGTATATAGCGAATTGCTGGAACGAATGGTATAGCTTTCCGGTTGTCCATTCCTTTTGTGAGTTGAGtgggtacaggtgtggtgagttgtgttggtgtagTGTGGTGATGTAAGTGGATGGCGCCATCGGATGTGGTGTATTATGCtgtcttgctagggtgcgccagtttttcccaggtagagtgggggtatgcttaactcatttaaacaaacataaatgaCTGCAGCATACGCCTTTCCGGGAGCATCACCAAATCCATGTATTTCAACCTCGGATTGCAAATGTGTTTCTATCCATCGTGGGATACGCACGTTTTccaaatcttttatattttctagGAAGATCGACCATTCTGATTGTAGACTTTCTGATAGCTGCTCATCCCAGTCGGATTGTTGCATCCAAAGTTTCTGAATGAATAGCTTTGCTATGATTGTTATTGGTGAGAGCCAACCCAGTGGATCAAATATTTGAGCAAGCTGTGAAAGAACGCTCCTTTTAGTGGTTTTTTTGgcatttgtcaaattaattCTGAATTGGAATTCGTCTTGTTTTGGATCCCAATATAGTCCAAGAGTTTTCACtgcttcattttttttaatttgaattatttcattGTCTTCTTTCGCTTTTATATTTCGTGTTATGCTACTGCAGTTTGAAAGCCATTTTCGAAGATGAAATCCAAAGATTTGAAGATGATTGCTGATGCCTTCTTGAATGGCTTGACATTGTTTAACTGAATCTGCGCCAGTCATAAGGTCATCCATGTGGAAGTCTTCTTTTATTAATGTTTGGAGCTGTTTATTTGaacatttatttgcaatttcaaaTAATGTGCGTACTGCTAAATGTGGAGCTGATGCAGTACCATAAGTCACTGTGGTCAACTTATATTCCTCAATTTTGTTCAACGGACTTTCACGCCATAAAATTCTATGATATTCGCGATccttttcagcaatttttatttGCCTGAACATTTTTTCCACATCAGCAGTGATAACTACTTTCCAAAGTCTCCATTTGAGAAGAATGTCAAATATGTCTCTCTGAAGCTTAGGACCGGAAAACATGATGTCATTGAGGCTTTTTCCGTTCGAAGATTTTGCAGATACATCAAATACAACGCGTAACTTCGTTGTTAAACTGTTTTCTCGTATTATTGCATGGTGTGGTAGATAATATTTACCTTTTAAGTGATCATTTGCTTTGACCATATGACCAAGGTCCTTATATTCGTTGATGAATTGATGGTAGTCCTCTTTTAGTTTActgctttttttgaaatttattttccatagaAACGAGGCGCGCCACAGCTTGTTTGCGAGAATCACCCACATCTTTATCTTCTTTAAAAGGGATTTCTACAATAAATCGCCCATCATCATCTTGTTTGATGGTTTCTTCAAACTGCTTGAAACATGCATCATCTTCTTCGATATCGTTTTCATCTGGTATTTCCTCCAGTTCCCAAAATCGCTCTAGGTTGGTAGTCGTGGatgttattttattgaatttttttgtttgataattcCGGATAAAATCCAACCGAACTTTGTTGCTTGTCCAAGGACTCCgttattttttttgacaccGTCTTCAATGATTCGGCTAAAAATGTCTCCACCAATTACCATGTCTATTCTATCTGCTTTATTAAACGATGGGTCAGCAAGTGTATAATTTTT
The Bactrocera neohumeralis isolate Rockhampton unplaced genomic scaffold, APGP_CSIRO_Bneo_wtdbg2-racon-allhic-juicebox.fasta_v2 ctg1862, whole genome shotgun sequence genome window above contains:
- the LOC126766606 gene encoding uncharacterized protein LOC126766606, which codes for MFRQIKIAEKDREYHRILWRESPLNKIEEYKLTTVTYGTASAPHLAVRTLFEIANKCSNKQLQTLIKEDFHMDDLMTGADSVKQCQAIQEGISNHLQIFGFHLRKWLSNCSSITRNIKAKEDNEIIQIKKNEAVKTLGLYWDPKQDEFQFRINLTNAKKTTKRSVLSQLAQIFDPLGWLSPITIIAKLFIQKLWMQQSDWDEQLSESLQSEWSIFLENIKDLENVRIPRWIETHLQSEVEIHGFGDAPGKACTPCYNTWWKPVNRSNYQETILDNRG